One Microtus pennsylvanicus isolate mMicPen1 chromosome 3, mMicPen1.hap1, whole genome shotgun sequence DNA window includes the following coding sequences:
- the LOC142847197 gene encoding olfactory receptor 8B8-like isoform X1, translated as MSRKRMASGNDSSVKEFILLGLTQQPELQLPLFFLFLGIYVVSIVGNLGLIVLYLLNPHLHTPMYYFLFNLSFTDLCYSSVIVPKMLVSFVKQNIISHAECMTQLFFFAFFVIDECYILTAMAYDRYAAICKPLLYQVTMSNQICYLMMVGVNVMGFVGAMAHIVCMLNLTFCDDIINHYMCDLPPLLKLSCTSTYINELVIYIVVGVNVTVPSLTIFISYTLILSNILGIRSAEGRSKAFSTCGSHVIAVSFFFGALAFMYLKPSSVSGDEDKVSTIFYTIVGPMLNPFIYSIRNKDVHIALKKTLKKSIFA; from the exons atgtctaGAAAGA GAATGGCCTCAGGAAATGACTCTTCCGTGAAGGAGTTTATCCTGCTGGGCTTGACACAGCAGCCAGAGCTCcagctgcctctcttcttccttttcttgggaATCTATGTGGTCTCCATTGTGGGGAACCTGGGTTTGATTGTTTTGTATCTTTTGAACCCTCACctgcacacccccatgtactaTTTTCTCTTCAACCTATCTTTCACAGATCTCTGCTACTCCTCTGTCATAGTCCCCAAAATGCTGGTGAGTTTTGTAAAGCAGAACATCATCTCCCATGCAGAGTGCATGACTcagctctttttctttgctttctttgttatAGATGAATGTTATATTTTGACAGCCATGGCCTATGACAGATATGCTGCCATCTGTAAGCCCTTGCTCTATCAGGTCACCATGTCCAATCAGATCTGTTACTTAATGATGGTGGGTGTGAATGTGATGGGGTTTGTGGGTGCAATGGCCCACATAGTTTGCATGCTCAATCTGACTTTTTGTGATGACATCATCAATCACTACATGTGTGACTTACCTCCTCTCCTGAAGCTCTCCTGCACAAGTACCTACATCAATGAGCTGGTGATTTACATTGTTGTGGGTGTCAATGTAACAGTGCCCAGCCTGACCATCTTTATTTCTTACACCTTGATTCTTTCCAACATCCTTGGCATCCGTTCTGCAGAGGGTAGGTCAAAAGCCTTCAGTACCTGTGGCTCCCATGTAatagctgtttcttttttctttggagCTCTAGCTTTCATGTATCTTAAGCCTTCTAGTGTGTCTGGGGATGAAGATAAAGTATCTACCATTTTTTATACCATTGTGGGCCCAATGCTGAATCCTTTTATCTATAGTATAAGAAATAAAGATGTCCACATTGCActgaaaaaaactttaaagaaaagtatttttgcCTAA
- the LOC142847197 gene encoding olfactory receptor 8B8-like isoform X2, whose amino-acid sequence MTPGMASGNDSSVKEFILLGLTQQPELQLPLFFLFLGIYVVSIVGNLGLIVLYLLNPHLHTPMYYFLFNLSFTDLCYSSVIVPKMLVSFVKQNIISHAECMTQLFFFAFFVIDECYILTAMAYDRYAAICKPLLYQVTMSNQICYLMMVGVNVMGFVGAMAHIVCMLNLTFCDDIINHYMCDLPPLLKLSCTSTYINELVIYIVVGVNVTVPSLTIFISYTLILSNILGIRSAEGRSKAFSTCGSHVIAVSFFFGALAFMYLKPSSVSGDEDKVSTIFYTIVGPMLNPFIYSIRNKDVHIALKKTLKKSIFA is encoded by the coding sequence ATGACTCCAGGAATGGCCTCAGGAAATGACTCTTCCGTGAAGGAGTTTATCCTGCTGGGCTTGACACAGCAGCCAGAGCTCcagctgcctctcttcttccttttcttgggaATCTATGTGGTCTCCATTGTGGGGAACCTGGGTTTGATTGTTTTGTATCTTTTGAACCCTCACctgcacacccccatgtactaTTTTCTCTTCAACCTATCTTTCACAGATCTCTGCTACTCCTCTGTCATAGTCCCCAAAATGCTGGTGAGTTTTGTAAAGCAGAACATCATCTCCCATGCAGAGTGCATGACTcagctctttttctttgctttctttgttatAGATGAATGTTATATTTTGACAGCCATGGCCTATGACAGATATGCTGCCATCTGTAAGCCCTTGCTCTATCAGGTCACCATGTCCAATCAGATCTGTTACTTAATGATGGTGGGTGTGAATGTGATGGGGTTTGTGGGTGCAATGGCCCACATAGTTTGCATGCTCAATCTGACTTTTTGTGATGACATCATCAATCACTACATGTGTGACTTACCTCCTCTCCTGAAGCTCTCCTGCACAAGTACCTACATCAATGAGCTGGTGATTTACATTGTTGTGGGTGTCAATGTAACAGTGCCCAGCCTGACCATCTTTATTTCTTACACCTTGATTCTTTCCAACATCCTTGGCATCCGTTCTGCAGAGGGTAGGTCAAAAGCCTTCAGTACCTGTGGCTCCCATGTAatagctgtttcttttttctttggagCTCTAGCTTTCATGTATCTTAAGCCTTCTAGTGTGTCTGGGGATGAAGATAAAGTATCTACCATTTTTTATACCATTGTGGGCCCAATGCTGAATCCTTTTATCTATAGTATAAGAAATAAAGATGTCCACATTGCActgaaaaaaactttaaagaaaagtatttttgcCTAA